Proteins co-encoded in one Theileria equi strain WA chromosome 3, complete sequence genomic window:
- a CDS encoding T-cell immunomodulatory protein precursor, putative (encoded by transcript BEWA_001120A): MWYTYILLLLQTCCLCYEYKLLSQKFTSRGIISDFGDYDDDGGIDFITVHVFANGEGYKSTVYVHTDVNKNAVVHQNITVTGKCVGSVATDLNADNVLDILLTMEKEEGIYYLLGLYQDQESGQLSVQWDSREEIDFPTGVDGTKSAQNSPVNPITKMHTSTSKPPITNSNVYGYTTIHPLLADINGDGMVDILVQSDSENQDQIFVWLRTKSRYIPYTLENIPYVNFDQIDGKIVNPHSSAFVDMNGDCRADLVLHVMRNNSVFLDIYLTSYADGTLVYKKYKDSISVPKNYGQISFHDLNGDGTLDVLIPHCKKAQNLPISPSEDILLYTECEINVIYNGQIPFCSKLWQNGQPNKCRHASNLCIHSDMVFTNDYSLSIAKTMGSVGMFRVSVGDFNNNGYPDLIVNLYDPGKSFSSLYEATSESDVVLVYKNLFLEGDTPKFSQPIKIFVPRDQGERIDRAVTLDLFENGIINLLVFLNDANGMITCRFYSLVNEQIGLFMKVMTRNFVLDESKLLENTFSSGFNAHGPTYKITVIDFDGNKSPKITTLRSQSAHSPLLPPFNIFGLGETNNYVEEFYLGMPTSSKAYSNMWISIIPNCSVMTIPFPLPKPNDWILKLSLSPSKKIYTILIATLTCLVVFGLMILIFDLKEKREDSEQAKGFRQKFIIN, from the exons ATGTGGTACACATACATCCTGCTATTGCTACAAACTTGCTGTTTGTGCTACgaatacaaacttttatctcAAAAGTTTACATCGCGCGGGATTATCTCAGATTTTGGAGATTATGACGATGACGGAGGGATCGATTTCATCACTGTACACGTTTTTGCCAAT GGGGAGGGATACAAGAGTACAGTATACGTTCATACCGATGTTAACAAAAACGCTGTCGTACACCAAAATATAACAGTTACTGGAAAATGTGTTGGCTCCGTAGCTACAGATCTCAATGCAGACAATGTGTTGGATATTTTGTTGACTatggaaaaggaggaagGTATCTACTATCTTCTAGGGTTATATCAAGATCAAGAAAGTGGGCAATTATCGGTACAATGGGACTCTAGAGAAGAAATAGACTTTCCAACTGGTGTAGATGGAACAAAGTCTGCACAAAATTCGCCGGTAAATCCCATCACAAAGATGCATACTAGTACATCAAAGCCTCCAATTACAAATTCGAATGTCTACGGCTATACCACGATACATCCACTACTGGCTGATATAAATGGTGATGGAATGGTAGACATTTTGGTACAGAGTGATTCCGAAAATCAGGACCAAATATTTGTATGGCTTAGGACAAAGAGCAGATATATTCCATATACATTAGAAAACATTCCATATGTTAACTTTGATCAGATAGATGGGAAAATTGTGAATCCACATAGCAGTGCATTTGTAGATATGAATGGGGATTGCAGAGCTGACTTGGTGCTTCATGTAATGAGAAATAATTCCGTTTTTTTGGACATTTACTTGACAAGTTATGCAGATGGAACCCTGGTGTATAAAAAGTATAAGGATAGTATTTCTGTTCCAAAGAATTATGGACAAATTTCATTCCATGATTTAAACGGAGATGGAACTCTAGATGTTTTAATTCCTCACTGCAAAAAGGCGCAGAATCTTCCAATTTCTCCGTCCGAGGACATCTTATTATATACTGAATGTGAGATTAATGTAATATACAATGGTCAAATCCCATTTTGTTCCAAGTTATGGCAAAATGGGCAACCTAACAAGTGCAGACATGCTTCAAATTTGTGCATACATTCGGACATGGTTTTCACAAATGACTATTCTCTTTCCATTGCGAAAACCATGGGTTCTGTAGGAATGTTTAGAGTTTCTGTTGGAGATTTTAATAACAATGGATATCCAGATTTGATCGTTAACCTTTATGACCCAGGAAAGAGTTTTTCATCACTGTACGAAGCAACTAGTGAATCGGATGTTGTGCTTGTTTACAAGAACTTGTTTCTAGAGGGTGATACACCAAAATTTTCACAAccaattaaaatattcGTCCCAAGGGATCAAGGGGAACGAATCGATAGAGCCGTGACGCTAGACCTTTTTGAGAAT GGTATTATAAATTTGCTTGTGTTTTTAAATGATGCGAATGGAATGATAACTTGTCGTTTTTATTCGCTGGTTAATGAACAGATTGGATTGTTTATGAAGGTCATGACTAGGAATTTCGTACTGGATGAATCTAAGCTATTGGAaaatacattttcatccGGATTTAATGCACATGGTCCGACATACAAAATAACTGTTATCGAttttgatggaaataaatCACCAAAGATCACTACACTGCGTTCACAGTCGGCGCATTCACCTCTATTACCTCCattcaatatttttgg ATTGGGAGAAACAAATAATTATGTTGAAGAATTCTATCTGGGCATGCCAACTTCTAGTAAAGCCTATAGTAACATGTGGATCTCAATCATCCCAAACTGCAGTGTAATGACGATACCATTTCCACTGCCCAAGCCGAACGA TTGGATACTCAAATTGAGCTTGAGTCCATCCAAAAAAATTTATACCATATTAATCGCAACTCTAACATGCCTGGTAGTGTTTGGACTCATGATTCTCATTTTTGACCTAAAGGAAAAGCGAGAGGATTCTGAACAAGCAAAGGGTTTTAGACAAAAGTTTATCATTAATTGA